A genome region from Gouania willdenowi unplaced genomic scaffold, fGouWil2.1 scaffold_163_arrow_ctg1, whole genome shotgun sequence includes the following:
- the LOC114458700 gene encoding uncharacterized protein LOC114458700: MTGGALNSKICLDVLPTISMEDTVHDVSANIPDPTDTDLHTFPESCKVMVEDDIIGHPASITYHDSLKRLAEYLCLPVNTCPGKDSKTKQKCMETGPFEINIKSRGTAAVIEWKCPFGHTVWKSCSQPTLKYGMLVGDFMLSTNILLSGNNYAKISLLFKFMKLGMVERSTFFRAQDSYCVDTIKEFWSQKRAAIITQLQAKGPVVVLGDARIDSPGFCAQYCTYSVMDNDSKQIMSIINIDKRETLRNSVIMEKEGFIRAFETLRKDLQIVEVCTDAHTQISALFSKGKYKDIGHLAWVKELEQKN, translated from the exons AT GACTGGTGGTGCTCTCAACAGTAAAATTTGCTTGGATGTTCTTCCTACAATCAGCATGGAAGACACTGTGCATGATGTTTCAGCCAATATCCCAGATCCTACCGACACAGACCTTCACACATTTCCAGAGTCATGTAAAGTTATGGTGGAGGATGATATTATTGGTCATCCTGCTTCTATCACATATCATGACAGCCTGAAGCGGCTTGCTGAGTATCTCTGTCTACCTGTAAACACGTGTCCTGGTAAAGACTCAAAGACCAAGCAAAAGTGCATGGAAACTGGCCCATTTGAAATCAATATAAAGTCCAGGGGAACAGCTGCTGTAATTGAATGg AAATGTCCTTTTGGTCATACAGTGTGGAAATCGTGTTCCCAGCCCACTTTGAAATATGGGATGCTAGTTGGAGACTTCATGCTGTCTACTAATATACTACTATCAGGCAACAACTATGCCAAGATATCCCTGTTATTCAAGTTCATGAAACTGGGGATGGTGGAAAGATCAACATTCTTCAGGGCTCAGGACTCCTACTGTGTGGACACTATAAAGGAGTTCTGGAGTCAGAAGAGGGCCGCAATCATCACCCAGCTTCAGGCAAAAGGGCCTGTTGTCGTCTTGG GTGATGCCCGCATCGACAGTCCAGGTTTCTGTGCACAATATTGCACATATTCTGTCATGGACAATGATTCCAAACAGATCATGTCTATTATCAACATTGATAAGCGAGAGACACTGCGAAATTCCGTAATCATGGAAAAGGAAGGCTTCATACGAGCATTTGAGACACTGCGTAAAGACCTCCAAATCGTAGAAGTCTGCACGGATGCTCATACGCAAATATCAGCCCTCTTca GCAAAGGAAAATATAAAGACATTGGACATTTGGCATGGGTCAAAGAGCTTGAGCAAAAAAATTAA